In Syngnathus acus chromosome 5, fSynAcu1.2, whole genome shotgun sequence, a genomic segment contains:
- the isy1 gene encoding pre-mRNA-splicing factor ISY1 homolog, protein MARNAEKAMTALARFRQAQLEGGKVKERRPFLASECNDLPKAEKWRRQIISEVAKKVAQIQNAGLGEFKIRDLNDEINKLLREKRHWEYRIRELGGSDYKRFGPRMLDHEGRAVPGNRGYKYFGAARDLPGVRELFEKEPAPELRKTRGELMKDVDAEYYGYRDEDDGVLVPMEILHKKRAVAEAIHKWRVDCQCLPSGDNKVPEDNEDDEPSIYCVNNRQPEDDEHDQETLEEGEGAVAFFAHVPVPSQKEVEEALVCRKKMELLQRYASETLQQQSQEARTLLGL, encoded by the exons GCTCGAAATGCTGAGAAGGCCAT GACGGCCTTGGCTCGCTTCCGACAAGCTCAGCTGGAGGGAGGAAAAGTCAAG gaGCGTCGACCTTTCCTGGCGTCCGAGTGCAACGATCTTCCCAAAGCGGAGAAGTGGAGGAGACAG ATCATCAGTGAGGTTGCCAAAAAAGTGGCTCAGATTCAAAACG CGGGTCTGGGCGAGTTCAAGATTCGAGATCTGAACGACGAGATCAACAAGCTGCTAAGGGAAAAACGGCACTGGGAATATCGCATTCGAGAGCTGGGAGGCTCGGACTATAAG cGCTTTGGGCCCAGGATGCTGGATCACGAGGGCCGGGCAGTTCCTGGCAATCGTGGCTACAAATACTTTGGGGCAGCCAGAGATCTGCCCGGAGTACGAGAACTCTTTGAGAAAGAAC CTGCTCCCGAGCTACGCAAGACTCGCGGTGAGCTGATGAAGGACGTGGACGCTGAGTACTATGGCTACCGAGACGAAGACGACGGCGTCCTGGTTCCGATGGAAATCCTACACAAGAAGCGAG CCGTGGCCGAGGCGATACACAAGTGGAGGGTGGATTGCCAATGTCTCCCTTCAGGGGACAACAAAGTGCCGGAAGACAACGAGGACGACGAGCCCAGCATCTATTGCGTCAACAACCGCCAG CCAGAGGACGACGAGCACGACCAGGAGACTCTGGAGGAAGGCGAGGGGGCCGTGGCCTTCTTCGCACACGTCCCCGTTCCCTCGCAAAAAGAG GTGGAGGAGGCTCTGGTTTGCcggaagaagatggagctGCTGCAGCGGTATGCCAGTGAAACTTTGCAGCAGCAAAGTCAGGAAGCCAGAACGTTGCTGGGACTGTGA